One segment of Salvia splendens isolate huo1 chromosome 20, SspV2, whole genome shotgun sequence DNA contains the following:
- the LOC121782890 gene encoding uncharacterized protein LOC121782890: MDFFFGNSNEGSSNFDQGIFRCPFLRNINEPTNFSFTSSMAFPIPARDGKGPIFEDGPNFDMAFRLFHGQNGVVPLSGRSFLPTPKSQPEPSPAQFNPLAAKAATISLSGFGAGGAFGFDAFLEKWGKNSKKPKPSKKKSSSKGEKSDHEAMGDDWLQKGNCPIAKSYRAVSSVLPLVAKALQPPPGMKYRCPPAIVAARSALAKTAFAKNLRPQPLPAKVLAIGLLGMAANVPLGIWREHTEKFSPSWFVAVHAAVPFIGMLRKSVLMPKAAMAFTIAASILGQVIGSRAERYRLKTAADARKLEFAETSVIGPDVTGIKCRENAAWSSNSLQVPVTSSPPEVFC; encoded by the exons ATGGATTTTTTCTTTGGAAACTCGAACGAGGGATCTTCAAATTTTGACCAGGGCATTTTTAGGTGTCCATTTCTGAGGAACATCAATGAACCAACTAACTTCTCCTTCACATCATCGATGGCTTTCCCTATTCCT GCGCGGGACGGAAAGGGTCCCATATTTGAGGACGGTCCCAATTTTGATATGGCATTTAGGCTCTTCCATGGGCAAAATGGTGTTGTTCCACTTTCCGGCAGGTCATTTCTTCCGACTCCGAAGTCTCAGCCCGAACCATCACCAGCTCAATTCAACCCCTTGGCAGCTAAAGCAGCCACCATTAGCCTCTCTGGTTTTGGAGCAGGGGGGGCTTTTGGTTTCGATGCTTTCCTCGAAAAGTGGGGGAAGAACAGCAAGAAACCGAAACCCTCAAAAAAGAAATCTTCTTCAAAG GGAGAGAAATCTGACCATGAAGCAATGGGCGATGATTGGTTGCAAAAAGGGAACTGCCCCATTGCAAAGTCCTATCGGGCCGTGAGTAGTGTGCTTCCTCTTGTAGCAAAGGCCCTTCAGCCCCCTCCTGGCATGAAGTATAGGTGCCCTCCTGCAATTGTGGCTGCCAGGAGCGCTCTAGCAAAAACTGCTTTCGCCAAAAACCTTAGGCCGCAGCCCCTACCTGCAAAAGTGCTCGCCATCGGACTTCTGGGAATGGCAGCTAATGTACCTCTAGGAATATGGAGGGAACACACTGAAAAATTCTCGCCATCGTGGTTTGTTGCTGTCCATGCTGCTGTGCCGTTCATAGGCATGCTCAGGAAATCGGTGCTGATGCCAAAGGCAGCCATGGCATTCACCATAGCGGCATCTATTTTAGGGCAGGTGATCGGGTCAAGGGCGGAGAGGTACCGGCTCAAGACAGCTGCTGATGCGAGGAAATTGGAATTCGCTGAAACTTCAGTCATTGGGCCAGACGTTACTGGGATTAAATGCCGGGAAAACGCAGCTTGGAGTTCAAATTCTCTGCAAGTTCCTGTTACCTCATCCCCACCTGAGGTTTTCTGCTGA